One region of Fibrobacter sp. UWEL genomic DNA includes:
- the clpX gene encoding ATP-dependent Clp protease ATP-binding subunit ClpX, giving the protein MYRSGKNHPTVTCSFCGKPAEQVEKMITGAGVHICSDCVSMCHRIIEEDRSRRVQEEAAAEIASKPLPLPSQIKEHLDEFVIGQDQAKMALSVAVYNHYKRLRYKQTHNSKNDVEVDKSNLLLVGPTGSGKTLLAQTMARFLDVPFTIADATVLTEAGYVGEDVDSIIVRLLQAADYDVARAERGIIFVDEIDKIARKTANPSITRDVSGEGVQQGLLKLLEGTVAAVPPKGGRKHPEQPLVQVNTRNILFICGGAFETLDKIIARRVNQGGMGFGADIRSSEENTLSELFKVMEPDDLIQFGLIPEIVGRLPIAVALEELDEAALLNILTQPKNALVKQYKRLFEMDGVELEFTDDALKEIVRETMVRKTGARGLRSVMEKALQRFMFTIPGSGTKTLSVTAEMVREGLTPASTAVAAAPKKGRKKAS; this is encoded by the coding sequence ATGTATCGTAGCGGGAAGAACCACCCCACCGTGACTTGCAGTTTTTGTGGCAAGCCGGCAGAGCAAGTCGAGAAGATGATTACTGGTGCAGGCGTGCATATCTGCAGCGACTGCGTATCCATGTGCCATCGCATTATCGAAGAGGATCGTTCCCGCCGTGTACAGGAAGAGGCTGCTGCTGAAATCGCTTCTAAGCCTCTGCCCCTTCCCAGCCAGATCAAGGAACACCTGGACGAATTCGTCATCGGACAGGACCAGGCCAAGATGGCTCTTTCTGTAGCGGTTTACAACCATTACAAGCGTCTCCGTTACAAACAAACTCATAATTCCAAGAACGATGTGGAAGTGGATAAGTCCAACCTCCTGCTGGTGGGCCCCACGGGTTCCGGTAAGACTCTCCTTGCCCAGACCATGGCGCGTTTCCTGGATGTGCCCTTTACCATTGCCGACGCTACCGTCCTTACGGAAGCGGGCTATGTGGGCGAAGACGTAGACAGCATTATCGTGCGCCTGTTGCAGGCTGCCGATTACGATGTTGCCCGTGCCGAACGTGGCATCATCTTTGTTGACGAAATTGATAAGATTGCCCGTAAGACTGCCAACCCCTCCATTACCCGCGACGTAAGCGGTGAAGGTGTTCAGCAGGGCCTTTTGAAGCTTCTGGAAGGTACCGTGGCGGCCGTTCCCCCTAAGGGTGGCCGTAAGCACCCGGAACAGCCCTTGGTGCAGGTGAATACCCGCAACATCCTGTTTATCTGCGGTGGCGCCTTCGAAACTTTGGACAAGATTATTGCCCGCCGCGTCAATCAGGGCGGTATGGGCTTTGGCGCTGACATTCGTAGTTCCGAAGAAAATACCCTGAGCGAACTGTTCAAGGTGATGGAACCGGATGATTTGATCCAGTTCGGTTTGATTCCCGAAATCGTGGGACGTTTGCCCATCGCTGTTGCCTTGGAAGAACTGGACGAAGCTGCCCTTTTGAATATTCTGACCCAGCCTAAGAACGCTCTGGTAAAACAGTACAAGAGATTGTTTGAAATGGACGGCGTGGAACTGGAATTTACTGACGACGCCCTGAAGGAAATCGTGCGTGAGACCATGGTCCGTAAGACAGGTGCCCGCGGCCTTCGTTCCGTGATGGAAAAGGCCCTTCAGCGTTTCATGTTTACCATTCCCGGATCCGGTACCAAGACTCTTTCCGTTACTGCAGAAATGGTTCGCGAAGGCTTGACCCCGGCAAGTACCGCAGTTGCTGCCGCCCCTAAGAAAGGTCGCAAGAAAGCTTCCTAA
- a CDS encoding ATP-dependent Clp protease proteolytic subunit yields MIIPTVIETTGRGERAYDIYSRLLKERIIFLGTPINDEVANNVMAQLIFLEYENPEKDITLYINSPGGYVSAGLAIYDTMQHVRPNIATICIGSCASMAAVLLAAGTKGKRYALPHSRIMLHQPSGAATGQSTDIQITAKEIVRTKDTLAEIVAKHTGKPIEEVRTKTDRDFYMSPEEAKEFGVIDEIFVPRKEGI; encoded by the coding sequence ATGATCATTCCTACCGTCATCGAGACCACCGGACGCGGTGAACGCGCCTATGACATCTACTCCCGCCTCCTCAAGGAGCGCATCATCTTCTTGGGTACTCCCATTAACGATGAAGTGGCCAACAATGTCATGGCCCAGCTGATTTTCCTTGAATACGAGAATCCGGAGAAGGATATCACGCTGTATATCAACAGCCCTGGTGGTTACGTTTCGGCAGGTTTGGCCATTTACGATACCATGCAGCATGTTCGTCCGAACATTGCTACCATCTGTATCGGTAGTTGCGCCTCGATGGCTGCCGTGCTCCTCGCTGCAGGAACCAAGGGCAAGCGTTATGCTCTGCCTCACTCCCGCATCATGCTGCACCAGCCGTCTGGCGCTGCCACCGGTCAGTCTACCGATATTCAGATTACCGCCAAGGAAATCGTCCGCACTAAGGACACCCTGGCAGAAATCGTTGCCAAGCATACTGGCAAGCCTATTGAAGAAGTTCGCACCAAGACCGACCGCGACTTCTACATGAGTCCCGAAGAAGCCAAGGAATTTGGCGTCATCGATGAAATTTTTGTGCCGCGTAAAGAGGGAATTTAA
- the tig gene encoding trigger factor — protein sequence MSVEIKETSATLRTLEISIPQADLTAPFEKKVNQYKKQVTLKGFRQGMVPKAMILKQFGESIRHEVVDETINKIVQEELKKANIIPVGAMKVVDFNDDKTADITLKVEVEMDPEIDIKGYADTGITVPATAVSQEEIDAEYNRLMQMWSKDEHVDRAAAKGDVVVGNYIEVIIDGEKQELPENREFRSLLGESASPGFDAGLNGASAGETKEINFQYPEDHKDERYRGKTAQFKVEVTDVRAIVPPTMDEAFFEQVGVKDVEDLKKNLADGIENQKKDAVKNKAINEAIDKLIEANPFEVPQARVNDLIRWSINRNVQNEKDAVEPTEEQIKVLAPEAVREIKKHRILEFVATAEKIKPTQALVDERLQAMANAYHVDFESLKAHFRQSGRINAMRDELRIQMAADFIVGIRAAAEETK from the coding sequence ATGAGCGTTGAAATCAAAGAAACTAGCGCCACTTTGCGCACCCTCGAAATTTCCATTCCGCAGGCTGACCTGACTGCTCCCTTCGAAAAGAAGGTGAACCAGTACAAGAAGCAGGTTACCCTGAAGGGTTTCCGCCAGGGCATGGTTCCCAAGGCAATGATCCTGAAGCAGTTTGGTGAATCCATCCGTCACGAAGTTGTTGATGAAACCATCAACAAGATCGTCCAGGAAGAACTGAAGAAGGCTAACATCATTCCCGTTGGCGCCATGAAGGTTGTTGATTTCAACGACGACAAGACCGCAGACATCACTCTGAAGGTTGAAGTCGAAATGGATCCGGAAATCGATATCAAGGGTTATGCCGACACCGGTATCACCGTTCCCGCTACCGCAGTGAGCCAGGAAGAAATCGACGCTGAATACAACCGTCTGATGCAGATGTGGAGCAAGGACGAACACGTTGACCGTGCAGCAGCAAAGGGCGACGTTGTCGTTGGTAACTACATCGAAGTCATCATTGACGGCGAAAAGCAGGAACTCCCTGAAAACCGCGAATTCCGTTCTCTCCTCGGTGAATCCGCTTCTCCGGGATTCGACGCTGGTCTCAATGGCGCATCTGCCGGCGAAACCAAGGAAATCAACTTCCAGTATCCGGAAGACCACAAGGACGAACGCTATCGCGGTAAGACCGCTCAGTTCAAGGTCGAAGTTACCGACGTTCGCGCCATCGTTCCTCCCACCATGGACGAAGCTTTCTTCGAACAGGTTGGCGTCAAGGATGTGGAAGACCTGAAGAAGAACCTTGCTGATGGCATCGAAAACCAGAAGAAGGACGCAGTGAAGAACAAGGCTATCAACGAAGCTATCGACAAGCTCATCGAAGCTAACCCGTTCGAAGTGCCCCAGGCTCGCGTAAACGACCTGATCCGCTGGTCCATCAACCGTAACGTCCAGAACGAAAAGGACGCTGTGGAACCCACCGAAGAACAGATCAAGGTTCTGGCTCCGGAAGCTGTTCGCGAAATCAAGAAGCATCGCATTCTCGAATTCGTTGCAACTGCCGAAAAGATCAAGCCGACTCAGGCTCTGGTTGACGAACGTCTCCAGGCTATGGCAAACGCATATCACGTGGACTTCGAATCCCTGAAGGCCCACTTCCGTCAGTCCGGCCGCATCAATGCTATGCGCGACGAACTCCGCATCCAGATGGCTGCAGACTTCATCGTTGGCATTCGTGCTGCTGCTGAAGAAACTAAGTAA
- a CDS encoding oligosaccharide flippase family protein, whose protein sequence is MQALKNIRIGIFISLVNILIQGVSVLVQNIIASNLGIVKFGYFGILQSDYTIFCALADFGMATLILAFFGKRATQGRLFINVLQLRLSMTALAALTMVAFAFICRWDSPVFYGELILALGLLFQHAFFDWYFICGNFWKKLLLSKVLHTISYTTIMGIALWYLHFDSIPAIAGAMVVAALPAFGFGVGQAFTAKVLRIGLHTRKFFALMFKSACPYALSSLASFAYLPVGLYTVASFASESFLGSYNFAHKLIILASGLMVHFISSSLITLHQTDSKTLHLRDQAVFTLFIAAVSSPFWLFPEYTLRIIFFAAPWTNDVLATSCFCLRILALSLILQATRMGMISTMLKEKRTWTYGIMITAGGVVNIAVCLIGARVLSNSYIPLLTLTGDLLLSLQLAVYFIKHRRFGW, encoded by the coding sequence TTGCAAGCGTTAAAGAACATACGAATCGGAATTTTCATTTCACTGGTGAACATCCTCATCCAGGGAGTTTCCGTCCTCGTCCAAAATATTATCGCTTCTAATTTGGGAATTGTAAAGTTTGGATACTTCGGAATTTTACAAAGTGACTATACCATCTTCTGCGCACTAGCGGATTTTGGCATGGCAACCCTGATTTTGGCCTTTTTTGGCAAGCGGGCTACCCAGGGCAGGCTTTTTATAAACGTTCTCCAGTTACGACTTTCCATGACCGCCTTGGCGGCCCTCACGATGGTGGCTTTCGCCTTTATCTGCAGGTGGGATAGTCCAGTATTTTACGGAGAGCTGATTCTTGCGCTAGGATTGCTTTTCCAGCACGCCTTCTTTGACTGGTACTTCATCTGCGGAAACTTCTGGAAAAAACTGCTCCTGTCCAAAGTTCTCCACACCATCTCCTACACCACCATTATGGGAATCGCCCTGTGGTATCTCCACTTCGATTCCATCCCCGCTATCGCAGGCGCCATGGTGGTGGCTGCGTTACCCGCATTTGGATTCGGCGTGGGCCAGGCCTTTACTGCCAAGGTCCTGCGCATAGGACTTCATACCAGGAAGTTCTTTGCGCTGATGTTCAAATCCGCATGCCCTTACGCTCTTTCAAGTCTCGCTAGCTTTGCCTACCTGCCGGTGGGTCTCTATACTGTGGCAAGTTTCGCCTCGGAATCTTTTCTCGGGTCCTACAACTTTGCACACAAACTAATCATTCTCGCTTCGGGGCTCATGGTCCACTTCATTTCCAGTAGCCTCATTACCCTGCACCAGACGGATAGCAAGACCCTGCACCTTCGGGACCAGGCAGTATTTACCCTGTTCATTGCCGCAGTCTCCAGCCCCTTCTGGCTGTTCCCGGAATACACCCTCAGAATCATCTTCTTTGCAGCCCCCTGGACAAACGACGTCCTTGCAACCAGCTGTTTCTGCCTGAGAATTCTGGCACTGTCCCTCATCCTTCAGGCCACCCGCATGGGGATGATCTCCACCATGCTTAAGGAAAAGCGGACCTGGACCTATGGTATCATGATTACCGCAGGCGGTGTCGTGAACATAGCGGTATGTCTCATTGGAGCGCGAGTGCTCTCCAACAGTTACATCCCCCTCCTGACTTTGACAGGTGATTTACTGCTGAGCCTGCAATTGGCCGTCTACTTTATCAAGCACAGGCGCTTCGGCTGGTAA
- a CDS encoding O-antigen polymerase, whose product MFSWIMEYPETSVSVVVTLFCLVRVALLKRDFFSPISIYCFTQFLTLGISFLRLDPAMTDFHARTWMVWILGLVSFCGGCFLVTQYARSKRIPCDLSKPSPPEDYNWNIHLFLSFVAFLFFMVGVYGVVQKAGNLIVFTPSPADWMSKDVNYGYYAILLSSGPLAVLMFGVAAFKKFNNNALVCNISKIMVLLTIAMNLMAYPNRTSLFCNLGFLVIMSNFLYKRISPIIISLALIIAIGSFVAISSLRAQYGGSDIKGKAMDAVMKLPYMYVANNYWNLDYAINPANDDEIHPHTYGIDFFAGVFEYARVSGSFRNSFGWDDAFNEKIQKVYGFNTVNYLWEVYKDFHLVGCCLFPLLCGMALTLLHLRLCGKYSPRQIALYTLFIYFVGWWFFTAGYKQGLYCIWVAYIYFATTICAGRNRLVRVSTETKALPAEAPVLDKVDGQLQAQQ is encoded by the coding sequence ATGTTTTCCTGGATAATGGAATATCCGGAAACTTCAGTCTCTGTGGTGGTCACGCTTTTCTGCCTGGTCCGTGTGGCCTTGCTGAAGCGAGACTTCTTTAGCCCCATCTCCATTTACTGCTTTACCCAGTTCCTGACCTTGGGTATTTCCTTCTTGCGTCTTGACCCTGCCATGACGGATTTCCACGCCAGGACCTGGATGGTCTGGATTCTCGGGCTGGTGTCTTTCTGCGGGGGATGTTTCTTGGTGACGCAGTATGCTAGGTCTAAGCGCATTCCCTGCGACTTGTCCAAGCCGTCTCCTCCCGAGGACTACAACTGGAATATCCATCTGTTCCTTTCCTTTGTGGCTTTCCTGTTCTTTATGGTGGGCGTCTACGGTGTGGTCCAGAAGGCGGGTAACTTGATTGTGTTTACCCCGAGCCCCGCGGATTGGATGAGCAAGGATGTGAACTACGGCTATTATGCCATCCTCCTGAGTAGCGGTCCCCTGGCGGTCTTGATGTTTGGGGTTGCGGCCTTCAAGAAGTTCAATAACAATGCCTTGGTGTGCAACATCTCGAAGATCATGGTGCTTTTGACCATTGCCATGAACTTGATGGCCTATCCCAACAGAACTTCACTGTTCTGTAACTTGGGCTTCCTGGTCATCATGTCCAACTTCCTGTATAAGCGTATTTCTCCCATTATTATTTCCCTGGCGTTGATTATCGCCATTGGAAGTTTTGTGGCTATCAGTAGCCTGCGTGCCCAGTATGGCGGAAGTGATATCAAGGGCAAGGCTATGGATGCGGTGATGAAGTTGCCCTACATGTACGTGGCCAACAACTACTGGAATTTGGATTATGCCATCAACCCGGCGAACGATGACGAAATTCATCCGCACACTTATGGCATAGACTTTTTTGCAGGCGTATTTGAGTACGCCCGAGTGAGCGGTAGCTTTAGGAACAGCTTCGGATGGGACGATGCCTTCAACGAAAAGATCCAGAAGGTGTACGGCTTCAATACGGTAAACTACCTATGGGAAGTGTACAAGGATTTCCATCTGGTAGGTTGCTGCCTGTTCCCGCTGCTTTGTGGCATGGCCCTCACGCTATTGCACTTGCGACTGTGCGGTAAGTATAGCCCCAGGCAGATTGCCCTCTATACGCTGTTCATTTACTTCGTTGGATGGTGGTTCTTTACGGCGGGCTACAAGCAGGGACTTTACTGCATTTGGGTGGCCTATATCTACTTTGCCACAACGATTTGTGCCGGGCGTAACAGACTCGTGAGAGTCTCTACGGAAACGAAGGCTTTACCAGCCGAAGCGCCTGTGCTTGATAAAGTAGACGGCCAATTGCAGGCTCAGCAGTAA
- a CDS encoding lipopolysaccharide biosynthesis protein: protein MEKQASAGFIEIILRVMNNCLRRFKLWLFILLFPTIVAFVLVMWVIKPVYAAVAVVTPPAASQSALSGLSSMLGGASGSVSSLLGLGTADEDANAVWTIINSWELHNQVIEKFNLAEHYEFDGKFHADLLKQFRQSFGVEVNKEDMFAISMEDEDYKLAAQMVRFILEKTDSAFNAFKTSQARQSRLYFQSRLDSCTHTLDSLIDDFVKFQEENNIYDPEVQLESTLKYLSTLQSRREEVSMEMAFEKADRGEGSRRYDELNKRYKGVNTALNGAVNGKHKDLGLVSLKKSPELGAEYVRRETEIRVQEAMYKLLRQQSEQMRMEEAKMLTNLHVLEPPWENDKKIYPLRGVTLMFTFMVSFIFATIICNILGYLEDEETRDSETARQWKAFKGHFSRKKA, encoded by the coding sequence ATGGAAAAGCAGGCTTCTGCTGGTTTTATTGAAATCATCCTTCGTGTGATGAACAACTGCTTGAGACGTTTCAAGCTGTGGCTGTTTATTTTGTTGTTCCCTACCATTGTGGCCTTTGTGCTGGTGATGTGGGTGATCAAGCCTGTATATGCCGCTGTCGCAGTGGTAACACCTCCGGCTGCTTCTCAGAGCGCCTTGAGCGGGCTTAGCTCCATGCTGGGCGGCGCATCCGGTAGTGTCAGTTCCCTTCTGGGTCTTGGTACTGCAGATGAAGACGCCAATGCGGTCTGGACTATCATCAATTCCTGGGAACTTCATAACCAGGTCATCGAGAAGTTTAACCTGGCTGAACATTACGAGTTCGACGGCAAGTTCCATGCGGATTTGCTGAAGCAGTTCCGCCAGAGCTTTGGCGTGGAAGTGAACAAGGAAGATATGTTCGCCATCTCCATGGAGGACGAGGACTACAAGCTGGCCGCCCAGATGGTGAGATTCATCCTGGAAAAGACGGACTCCGCCTTCAACGCCTTCAAGACTTCCCAGGCAAGGCAGTCTCGCCTTTACTTCCAGTCCCGCCTAGATTCCTGCACCCACACGCTGGATTCCCTCATCGACGATTTCGTGAAGTTCCAGGAAGAGAACAATATCTACGATCCGGAAGTTCAGCTGGAATCTACCCTCAAGTACTTGAGCACCTTGCAGTCCAGACGTGAAGAAGTGTCCATGGAAATGGCTTTCGAAAAGGCTGACCGCGGTGAAGGCAGCAGACGTTACGACGAATTGAACAAGCGCTACAAGGGCGTAAATACCGCATTGAACGGCGCCGTGAACGGAAAGCACAAGGACCTGGGTCTTGTCTCCCTGAAGAAGTCTCCGGAACTGGGTGCTGAATACGTCCGTCGCGAAACTGAAATCCGCGTGCAGGAAGCCATGTACAAGCTGCTTCGCCAGCAGAGCGAACAGATGCGCATGGAAGAAGCAAAGATGCTGACGAACCTCCATGTGCTGGAACCGCCTTGGGAAAACGACAAGAAGATTTACCCTCTCCGTGGCGTGACCTTGATGTTTACTTTCATGGTGTCTTTCATCTTTGCCACCATCATCTGCAATATCCTGGGTTACCTGGAAGACGAGGAAACTCGTGATTCCGAGACTGCAAGACAGTGGAAGGCCTTCAAGGGTCACTTCTCCAGAAAGAAGGCATAA
- a CDS encoding polysaccharide biosynthesis/export family protein, whose amino-acid sequence MQRLIAVLLLLCVGVFAAESSFGSLSSVKASGPSSRSSIALTPASAEVAVDSSYILGPGDFLDVMLENSYLTVQVAPDGTIAIEECGVANIGGKTLAEAKELILDLAARRYKREFCYVQLAALKKFKVNAMGAVGQIGQHMVDPQTRLSYFIRQMGGTVTRANTEDVQVIRGKDTLHVNYSAMSIDGNFDDDIMLEQGDKIYVPYVGLGDNVAMIFPGYKTSVAYKEGRTLQEYFELAGGARLHSFGYKAACVREPGKAPRWISVTEMGSTVVSPNTEVEFSVQEMLVYVGGAVNFLGRYPYDPSWRVLDYVAAAGLNTISGSWSQIRIWRGTEPEAISVNVATDQVMPGDYIEIPKSHYESFKDFTLFLASLLTVLSSAFIIYVNYK is encoded by the coding sequence ATGCAACGTTTAATCGCTGTTCTTCTTTTGTTGTGTGTGGGCGTATTCGCTGCCGAGTCTTCTTTCGGTAGCCTGTCCTCCGTGAAGGCTTCTGGGCCTTCGTCCCGCAGTAGCATTGCCCTGACGCCCGCTTCTGCGGAAGTGGCCGTGGATTCCAGCTACATTCTTGGCCCTGGCGACTTTCTGGATGTAATGCTTGAGAACAGCTACCTGACGGTTCAGGTGGCTCCCGATGGTACCATTGCCATTGAGGAATGTGGCGTAGCCAATATTGGCGGGAAGACTCTTGCGGAAGCGAAGGAGTTGATCCTGGACCTTGCTGCAAGGCGATATAAGCGTGAGTTCTGCTATGTGCAGCTGGCTGCCCTCAAGAAGTTCAAGGTGAATGCCATGGGTGCAGTGGGCCAGATTGGCCAGCACATGGTGGACCCCCAGACTCGTTTGAGCTATTTCATCCGTCAGATGGGCGGTACGGTGACCCGCGCCAACACGGAAGATGTGCAGGTGATTCGCGGTAAGGATACGCTCCATGTGAACTACAGCGCCATGTCCATCGATGGAAATTTCGATGATGATATCATGCTGGAACAGGGCGACAAGATTTATGTTCCTTATGTGGGCTTGGGTGATAACGTGGCCATGATTTTCCCGGGCTACAAGACCAGCGTTGCCTATAAGGAAGGCAGGACCCTCCAGGAATATTTTGAACTGGCTGGTGGCGCAAGACTTCACAGCTTTGGCTATAAGGCTGCCTGCGTGCGTGAACCGGGCAAGGCTCCCCGCTGGATTTCCGTTACCGAGATGGGTAGCACTGTTGTTTCTCCCAACACGGAAGTGGAATTCTCCGTACAGGAAATGCTTGTGTATGTGGGCGGTGCAGTGAACTTCCTGGGTCGTTACCCTTACGATCCGTCCTGGCGTGTGCTGGACTATGTGGCGGCCGCGGGCTTGAACACCATTTCTGGTTCCTGGAGCCAGATTAGGATTTGGCGCGGTACGGAACCGGAAGCAATTTCTGTGAATGTGGCCACCGATCAGGTGATGCCTGGCGACTACATCGAAATTCCCAAGAGTCATTACGAGTCTTTCAAGGACTTCACCTTGTTCCTTGCATCGCTCCTGACTGTGCTCTCCTCTGCCTTCATCATTTACGTTAACTACAAGTAG
- the rplQ gene encoding 50S ribosomal protein L17, with product MRHGVKNKKLGVNAQHKRAILRALTTSILGKGMEAEQGNRYVRTTLHKAKLVRSYVERMITYAKKGDLSARREAARFVMDPKVLQDLFNTIGPRYASRNGGYTRILKLGPNRAGDAAEMALIGLVEDEIVVKTKKTADAAKPEAVDMVEGESKN from the coding sequence ATGAGACACGGTGTAAAAAACAAGAAACTCGGCGTTAACGCCCAGCACAAGCGTGCCATCCTCCGCGCTCTTACCACCTCCATTCTTGGAAAGGGTATGGAAGCCGAACAGGGCAACCGCTACGTGCGCACCACTCTCCACAAGGCTAAGCTCGTTCGTAGCTATGTGGAACGCATGATTACCTATGCAAAGAAGGGTGACCTTTCTGCACGTCGTGAAGCAGCTCGCTTCGTGATGGACCCGAAGGTTCTCCAGGATTTGTTCAACACTATCGGCCCGCGCTATGCTTCCCGTAACGGTGGTTATACCCGTATCCTGAAGCTCGGCCCGAACCGCGCTGGTGACGCTGCTGAAATGGCTCTCATCGGTCTCGTCGAAGACGAAATCGTTGTGAAGACCAAGAAGACTGCTGACGCTGCAAAGCCCGAAGCTGTCGACATGGTTGAAGGCGAAAGCAAGAACTAA
- a CDS encoding DNA-directed RNA polymerase subunit alpha, with protein sequence MMWKSLQMPRSFQKVETGEDGRYAKFVVEALERGWGITLGNALRRTLLSSLQGAAIVSVKIEGVDKEFSTIPGVKEDVTDIILNLKSIRVKLLSDHDETLRLDMSGDGEVTAKHFMDNPNVAVLTPDVHIATLNGNASLSLEVKISSGRGYVTADELKDKDAPIGVIAMDANFNPVQKVAMHISDTRVGQKTDYNRLELEITTDGSIDPEDALAYAAKLLVDHLEIFINFEGDLESPEELEMDEERQRIAQLLRTRVDDLELSVRSSNCLRMANIHTVGELVRNKENDMLKYKNFGRKSLVELNEVLTSMGLSFGMDVDDYLKD encoded by the coding sequence ATGATGTGGAAATCACTTCAGATGCCGCGCAGCTTCCAGAAAGTGGAAACCGGCGAAGACGGACGCTATGCTAAGTTCGTAGTAGAAGCATTGGAACGTGGCTGGGGTATTACCCTCGGTAACGCTCTCCGTCGTACGCTCCTTTCCTCTCTGCAGGGCGCGGCCATTGTCTCCGTGAAAATCGAAGGCGTTGACAAGGAATTTTCGACGATCCCGGGTGTTAAGGAAGATGTCACCGATATCATCCTTAATCTCAAGAGCATCCGCGTCAAGCTCCTGTCTGACCACGACGAAACCCTTCGCCTGGATATGTCCGGCGATGGCGAAGTCACGGCAAAGCACTTCATGGACAATCCGAACGTTGCAGTGCTCACTCCGGATGTTCATATCGCAACATTGAACGGTAACGCTTCGCTGTCCTTGGAAGTCAAGATTTCCAGCGGCCGCGGCTATGTCACTGCTGACGAATTGAAGGATAAGGACGCTCCTATCGGCGTAATCGCCATGGACGCCAACTTCAACCCGGTGCAGAAAGTGGCAATGCACATCAGCGATACCCGCGTTGGCCAGAAGACGGACTACAACCGTCTGGAACTCGAGATTACTACTGATGGTTCCATCGATCCCGAAGACGCTTTGGCATATGCTGCAAAGCTTCTCGTCGATCACCTGGAAATCTTCATCAACTTCGAAGGCGATCTGGAATCTCCTGAAGAACTTGAAATGGATGAAGAACGTCAGCGTATTGCTCAGCTCCTGCGCACCCGCGTGGACGATCTGGAACTTTCCGTTCGCTCCAGCAACTGCCTCCGTATGGCAAACATCCATACCGTTGGCGAACTTGTGCGCAACAAGGAAAACGATATGCTCAAATACAAGAACTTCGGTCGTAAGTCCTTGGTTGAACTTAACGAAGTATTGACCTCCATGGGCCTCAGCTTTGGTATGGACGTCGATGACTACTTGAAGGATTAA
- the rpsK gene encoding 30S ribosomal protein S11, which translates to MNETAAAVEAPAAEEVKVKKGKRRVDLQGIACVFASFNNTIVSITDARGNVVAWGSPGNSGFKGSRKSTPFAAQLAAEVAAHKAFDLGMRKVDVRVKGAGGGRESAVRAIKNAGLEVLSIRDVTGVPHNGCRPKKKRRV; encoded by the coding sequence ATTAATGAAACTGCTGCCGCTGTTGAAGCTCCGGCTGCTGAAGAAGTTAAGGTTAAGAAGGGCAAGCGTCGCGTTGACCTCCAGGGTATCGCATGCGTCTTCGCTTCCTTCAACAACACTATCGTCTCTATTACCGATGCTCGCGGTAACGTTGTAGCTTGGGGCTCTCCCGGTAACTCCGGTTTCAAGGGCTCTCGTAAGAGCACTCCGTTTGCTGCACAGCTCGCTGCTGAAGTCGCTGCTCACAAGGCTTTCGACCTCGGTATGCGTAAGGTTGATGTCCGCGTTAAGGGCGCAGGTGGTGGTCGTGAATCCGCTGTCCGTGCAATCAAGAATGCGGGCCTCGAAGTTCTCTCTATTCGAGACGTGACGGGCGTTCCTCACAACGGTTGCCGTCCTAAAAAGAAGAGAAGAGTCTAA
- the rpsM gene encoding 30S ribosomal protein S13, with the protein MARIAGVDLPRNKTVEYGLTAIYGVGLFTANKVCAQLGIDKNKKCDDLTEEEQGKIRHLLEDEYSVEGQLRAEVTLNIKRLQDIGCYRGIRHRKGLPVRGQRSRTNARTRKGPKKTVANKKK; encoded by the coding sequence ATGGCACGTATCGCTGGTGTCGATTTACCGAGAAACAAGACTGTTGAATACGGTCTGACGGCAATCTATGGCGTCGGTCTGTTCACCGCTAATAAGGTCTGTGCTCAGCTGGGCATTGACAAGAATAAGAAGTGTGACGACCTGACTGAAGAAGAACAAGGTAAGATTCGTCATCTTCTGGAAGACGAATACTCTGTGGAAGGTCAGCTCCGCGCAGAAGTTACCCTGAACATTAAGCGTCTGCAGGATATTGGTTGCTACCGTGGTATCCGCCACCGTAAGGGCCTCCCGGTCCGCGGTCAGCGTTCCCGCACCAATGCTCGTACTCGTAAGGGTCCGAAGAAGACTGTGGCTAACAAGAAGAAGTAA
- the rpmJ gene encoding 50S ribosomal protein L36: MKIKASIKPRCENCKIIRRKGVLRIICSKNPRHKQKQG, encoded by the coding sequence ATGAAAATCAAAGCCTCCATCAAACCCAGATGTGAAAACTGCAAGATCATCCGTCGTAAGGGTGTATTGCGCATCATCTGTTCGAAGAACCCCCGTCACAAGCAGAAGCAGGGATAA